The DNA sequence attGATACTGAGAACAGAGAAGAAGAATTCTTAAAACTTTAGAATCATCATATACATTAGAAGATTAATTTCTTCCACATCATCATCTCAAGTTATTCAGATACCaaaatttttgttaaaaaaagaCAATAGATCCACCAGAAAGATGCTATGTTAAAAAGAACTTTAAATTCTGTATCACCAGCAGGTTTCTccattcttgaaattcattaaaTTCTGTAATACCTGCTATGTGTCCACTGTTGCAAGCATCGACAACTGCTTGCGTGTCCATGATTGCCCCACGGGCATTGTTCACGATCAGGACTCCCTTCTTGAGCTTGGAAATTCTCTCTTTATCAAACATCCCCCTGAGTCAAAATTAAAGACAGTATTAATTAAGTTTGAATCAAATACATGCTGATCAAGATTATTATAATTTTGCATCGTCACACATGCCTCTGGGTCAAAACATCAGTCTTTTATCAAGTTTACACTCATTATCACAGTCCAACCTCATCTTATCCAACATGCCTCTGAGTCACAATATTAATAATCCAAAACGTTGACCAACATGCCTCTGAGTCACAATATTAATAATCCAAAACGTTGAACACATGTCAACAGTAGGATATCAAGATAAGCTTGATATCTATCCAagacaaataaaatattaaacaGTAGATAACTACTTGCACATAAAAGAGAACCTACTAAAGAACTGATTAAAAATCTCTCTAGACACTCAATCATATTCAAAACTCATAATTAAGATTAGCCAGGACATTAGTACCTTGTCTTTTCTGTTAGTGGGGTGttgacaacaacaacatcacATTTCGGAAGCATCTTATCAAGATCCTCCTCAAACTTAGCCCCCGTCTCTTTTTCAAATTCGTCATCAGCCTTAATTCTGTCATGATAGAGGATATTACAGTTGAAAGGCCTCAATCTTTGCATCAAAAGCTTGCCAATTCTTCCAGCTCCAACAGTACCAACTGTCTTTCCTTCCAAATCATAAGCCCTGTGGGAAATGGCTGCAACCTTCCACTCCCCATTAACAACCTGCTGATACCCCGGAACAAAGTTCCTCACAAGAATGAGGATCCTCATCAGCTCATCTTCCGCAACCGAAACAGTATTGCTTCCGGTGACCTCAGCAACCGTCAGTCCAGCCGCCGCGGCAGCCTTGAGGTCAATGTGATCAGAGCCAATTCCGGCAGTCAAAAGAAGCTGCAAATTCTTGGCCTTTTTAATCCTCTCCGCCGTGACATAGGCAGGGTGGAAAGGGGTTGTGATCAGAAC is a window from the Rosa chinensis cultivar Old Blush chromosome 2, RchiOBHm-V2, whole genome shotgun sequence genome containing:
- the LOC112186654 gene encoding formate dehydrogenase, mitochondrial, which translates into the protein MATKGAIVSAAKALASPRSSSASTFFSRQLHATPGSKKIVGVFYKANEYAKLNPNFLGCEENALGIREWLESQGHKYIVTDDKEGPNCELEKHIEDMHVLITTPFHPAYVTAERIKKAKNLQLLLTAGIGSDHIDLKAAAAAGLTVAEVTGSNTVSVAEDELMRILILVRNFVPGYQQVVNGEWKVAAISHRAYDLEGKTVGTVGAGRIGKLLMQRLRPFNCNILYHDRIKADDEFEKETGAKFEEDLDKMLPKCDVVVVNTPLTEKTRGMFDKERISKLKKGVLIVNNARGAIMDTQAVVDACNSGHIAGYSGDVWNPQPAPKDHPWRYMPNHAMTPHTSGTTIDGQLRYAAGTKDMLDRYFKGEDFPAENYIVKEGKLASQYQ